A genomic region of Desulfocurvibacter africanus subsp. africanus DSM 2603 contains the following coding sequences:
- a CDS encoding DUF1540 domain-containing protein, whose translation MCACKSFDCSFNRDYECTASSIQVGMKQSQPDCLTFQRR comes from the coding sequence TTGTGCGCCTGCAAATCCTTCGACTGCTCCTTCAACCGGGATTACGAGTGCACGGCTTCCTCCATCCAGGTCGGGATGAAGCAAAGCCAGCCGGATTGCCTAACGTTCCAGCGGCGTTAA
- a CDS encoding type II toxin-antitoxin system RnlB family antitoxin, producing MKLYEMKKIPNPDCGFLIFSLSHINPLDQLQEVENELSRVSYIGLVVFDLLMTVGNTSNRFMQMLFDGRKLVLQSAKRVEDACEDLQSISADFYRNNFDSLDTTVLTKPARYKLRKGLAV from the coding sequence ATGAAACTCTACGAGATGAAGAAGATTCCGAACCCGGATTGTGGTTTCTTGATCTTCTCCCTTTCTCATATCAACCCGCTGGATCAGTTGCAGGAAGTGGAAAACGAACTGAGCCGGGTCAGCTACATCGGTCTAGTGGTCTTTGATCTGCTGATGACTGTCGGCAACACCAGCAACCGATTCATGCAGATGCTCTTTGATGGCCGGAAGCTGGTGCTTCAGTCTGCCAAGAGGGTGGAAGATGCCTGCGAGGATTTGCAGAGCATCTCCGCTGATTTCTACAGGAACAACTTCGACAGTCTCGACACTACCGTTCTGACAAAGCCTGCGCGCTACAAGCTCCGCAAGGGCTTGGCCGTTTAA
- a CDS encoding RNase LS family HEPN domain-containing protein — MANYKDLQINSELIPIKLKEYADGGAVTISRKNTATHYAFLKDGKKVLLIVHVKNSGKVTLQPSGADMPAAEQAAQFIADGCHSIKIKDFNLTLKGYTAGKFSLLVDYLVEECGASIIDHREDDGKISRRVQGRQGDKLMCTLYANGTLLVQGAPVVLAWELLTFLVEDDKITEAEMLGYLGDVFGTKATPQEAQEVCVRECASAYAFAGSDLKKLLSTAISMHGMPIMVEDYSVISFPALKALELFMKAIVLKACDERWNDFSDKFDKVAQAPLTYKLQSDTRRLLSCQKTCDALEACYPHYRAHRHGTFHADGLDGGTRILENRVQALDISQKALALIDYYSRELLEKP, encoded by the coding sequence ATGGCGAATTACAAAGATCTCCAGATCAATAGCGAGCTCATTCCTATAAAGTTGAAAGAGTATGCTGATGGTGGTGCGGTTACAATTAGTCGGAAAAATACAGCAACTCATTATGCCTTCTTAAAAGATGGCAAAAAGGTTCTGCTAATAGTTCACGTCAAGAACTCTGGCAAAGTTACGCTCCAACCATCCGGGGCTGATATGCCGGCAGCTGAACAAGCTGCCCAGTTCATTGCTGATGGCTGCCATAGTATAAAGATCAAGGATTTCAATCTCACACTTAAAGGCTACACTGCAGGCAAGTTTTCTCTCCTTGTAGATTATTTGGTCGAGGAATGCGGAGCGTCCATAATCGACCATAGAGAGGATGATGGTAAGATATCTCGTAGGGTGCAAGGCAGACAGGGGGATAAGCTCATGTGCACCCTCTATGCTAATGGAACCCTCTTGGTGCAAGGAGCTCCAGTTGTACTCGCGTGGGAATTGCTCACGTTTTTGGTTGAAGATGATAAAATCACTGAAGCGGAAATGCTCGGTTACTTGGGCGATGTTTTCGGCACCAAGGCCACGCCACAAGAAGCTCAAGAAGTGTGTGTGCGGGAATGCGCCAGTGCGTATGCTTTTGCCGGCAGTGACCTGAAGAAGCTGCTAAGTACAGCCATCAGCATGCATGGCATGCCGATAATGGTCGAAGACTATTCCGTCATTTCTTTCCCAGCCCTGAAGGCTCTTGAACTCTTCATGAAGGCCATCGTGTTGAAGGCATGTGACGAGAGATGGAATGATTTTTCAGATAAGTTTGACAAAGTCGCCCAGGCACCCCTAACGTATAAACTTCAATCCGATACTCGACGCCTGCTTTCTTGCCAAAAGACTTGCGATGCCCTGGAGGCATGCTATCCTCATTATAGGGCACATCGGCATGGTACATTCCATGCAGACGGTTTGGATGGGGGAACAAGGATTCTTGAGAATCGAGTCCAAGCATTAGATATATCTCAGAAAGCTCTCGCATTAATTGATTACTACAGCCGAGAATTGTTGGAAAAGCCATGA
- a CDS encoding helix-turn-helix domain-containing protein, whose product MSQIIDMLLKVLGAGYQPYQGHIEPDAYTRLTCQNPERSRWFARELQFICLGCSRACAVVNPSGFQLVLPVSARKRAKSCFANLPLVSADQLLRTKLLLRVDEAAFVLNISEREIRNYVDEGKLTAHPDAPLRVTADSVRLCLRGRAA is encoded by the coding sequence ATGAGCCAGATCATCGACATGCTGCTCAAGGTGCTTGGGGCGGGCTACCAGCCCTACCAGGGGCACATCGAGCCGGACGCATACACGAGGCTTACGTGCCAGAACCCGGAGCGCTCGCGCTGGTTCGCCCGCGAACTGCAGTTCATCTGCCTTGGCTGTTCCCGCGCCTGCGCAGTGGTGAACCCGAGCGGCTTCCAGCTGGTCCTGCCGGTGAGCGCGCGCAAGCGGGCCAAGTCCTGCTTCGCCAACCTGCCGCTTGTGTCGGCCGATCAGCTTCTGCGCACCAAGCTGCTGCTGCGCGTGGACGAGGCAGCCTTCGTGCTGAACATCAGCGAACGGGAGATCCGCAACTACGTGGATGAGGGCAAGCTCACGGCCCATCCGGACGCGCCGCTGCGCGTCACGGCCGACAGCGTGCGGCTGTGCCTGCGGGGCAGGGCGGCGTGA
- a CDS encoding S24 family peptidase, whose amino-acid sequence MGLYDEIRRGVERIAKNRYGSPTAMCRELGMASQQPKISRLLGTGSVPAADFVAELLDKLGVRLIWPDQVKDTAQEVVFIDYEVARTASAALRVTPKAEDYRAIPLTSEDVAAGPGLVPEDSIQGWVLLWRHIPALMTRRNLVASKIGHNQRSMTPVLHPGDYIVIDRDDITVPDSPHGNVFLVRDPHDGLAVKRVRVQSRAGHTMLVLYSENPEYPPDIIDLTADYDGDFGRAIVGRVVYSWSDMTKK is encoded by the coding sequence ATGGGGCTCTATGATGAGATCAGGCGCGGCGTGGAGCGGATAGCCAAGAATCGTTACGGCAGCCCGACCGCAATGTGCCGCGAGCTTGGCATGGCCAGTCAGCAGCCAAAGATCTCCCGCCTGCTGGGCACCGGCTCCGTTCCGGCGGCGGACTTCGTTGCGGAGCTGCTGGACAAGCTTGGAGTGCGCTTGATCTGGCCGGACCAGGTCAAAGACACGGCGCAGGAAGTGGTTTTCATAGACTATGAAGTAGCGAGAACGGCTTCGGCTGCGCTCAGGGTAACGCCCAAGGCCGAGGACTACCGGGCCATCCCGCTCACCTCGGAAGACGTTGCCGCCGGGCCCGGCCTTGTGCCCGAGGACAGCATACAGGGCTGGGTGCTCCTGTGGAGACACATCCCAGCCCTGATGACCCGCAGAAACCTCGTGGCCAGCAAGATCGGCCACAACCAGCGAAGCATGACTCCCGTGCTGCACCCGGGCGATTACATCGTCATCGACAGGGATGACATCACCGTGCCCGATTCTCCGCACGGCAACGTCTTCCTGGTCCGTGATCCGCACGACGGCCTGGCCGTCAAGCGGGTGCGGGTCCAGTCCAGGGCCGGGCACACCATGCTGGTCCTGTACTCGGAAAACCCCGAGTACCCGCCGGACATCATAGACCTGACGGCTGACTACGATGGGGACTTCGGCCGCGCCATAGTCGGGCGCGTGGTCTACTCATGGAGTGATATGACAAAGAAGTGA
- a CDS encoding radical SAM protein yields MRPSRAVLNFTHKCAMSCDWCYVPFGTPPPTLVMVNRIISRIAELGFNSITIGGGDPFQYPFISDALRHANSSGLFVHVDTNGRNLRQSATNLSLIEEAVDLIGLPLEGSKSQIHGQMRNSPNHFDLVCRRVKWLSKLRDRLKINTVVSALNANNMLELGELMKIIAPARWSLYQYWPLGPAIRAATKHSINDSEFAECTSILTATTKNSNFTLEINNRESRRESYPIIHHDGKIFVHRAFPFSEFTSLGNIFDSNALHLINSTCSGERPQTISRYSTRKQNAMI; encoded by the coding sequence ATGCGTCCATCTAGAGCAGTCTTAAACTTTACACATAAGTGTGCAATGTCCTGTGACTGGTGCTATGTACCATTCGGGACTCCCCCTCCAACTCTTGTAATGGTTAACCGGATCATCAGTAGAATTGCCGAACTTGGTTTCAATAGCATCACCATTGGAGGTGGAGATCCATTCCAATACCCGTTTATATCTGATGCACTTAGACACGCAAATTCATCGGGCTTATTCGTTCATGTGGATACAAACGGAAGAAATCTGCGTCAATCGGCGACCAACCTAAGTCTTATTGAAGAAGCAGTAGATTTAATTGGTCTCCCGCTGGAAGGTTCCAAATCACAAATCCATGGTCAAATGCGCAACTCTCCAAATCACTTTGATTTAGTCTGTCGGCGCGTTAAATGGCTTAGCAAATTACGAGATCGATTGAAGATCAATACAGTAGTCTCGGCACTGAATGCTAATAACATGCTTGAACTAGGCGAGCTCATGAAAATTATAGCACCAGCACGCTGGAGCCTATATCAATACTGGCCCCTCGGCCCAGCAATCCGCGCCGCAACGAAGCACTCAATTAACGATTCTGAATTCGCCGAATGCACATCTATTCTTACTGCAACCACAAAAAATTCTAATTTCACATTAGAAATCAATAATAGAGAATCACGGCGTGAAAGCTATCCTATTATTCATCATGATGGGAAGATCTTCGTCCATAGGGCCTTTCCTTTTAGTGAGTTTACTTCCCTTGGTAATATTTTTGATTCAAACGCATTGCATTTAATAAATTCTACCTGCTCTGGAGAAAGACCCCAGACCATCTCTCGTTATTCCACGAGAAAGCAAAACGCAATGATCTAG
- a CDS encoding ATP-binding protein, protein MADKKSSFVATPLHRARFGLPRWSNWSLRRKGYVVLLLPLLAMVLAVWLFHATQVRESEAFRLVVHTNDVLSSINRIETALLRAESDLRAFALSGDQQHMQTYRHIKRMMDLHLRDIHMLVSDNPVQLRHAAELKPLVAERLRLLARLEERPEHLRLWELVEKSSRAMAAVTGQIETMRSEEQALLTLRRMRLERIRQWERPFSLAVLVLGLGGGALGMFLFTSGLTRRLRGLEESAGRLERGVALEEPSPARDEIGRLAGHFGNAARRIQQREAELQQARNEAEKRAAEAEEGRRTLEAIMEYLPEGLVIADAPDVHIRMASRYALEFSGGEQAKLIGIPEVLHSSRWKIFDADCQMPMDPRELPLTKAVREGRVVEGGSNCMEDKSGRRLPMHVNAGPIRDRQGNVIGGIVVFRDISDIRQAEEALRRSEGQLRLFVENAPVAIAMFDTQMRYIEASQRWLNEFNLVRQGLRGRSHYETFPELPEHWKQVHRRSLAGAVEGADAERFERADGSLQWIRWETRPWYTAPGVIGGIIIFTEDVTQAVQAQEALRQAKQEADTASKAKSEFLANMSHEIRTPMNGIMGMIELALLKDPSSPARGNLELAQKSAHHLLDIINDILDLSKVEAGKLELKSRPLVLRRVVEDVVGTLSLAASRKGVSMHHFIESDVPERLMGDEVRLRQVLMNLVGNAVKFTHEGRILVNVEIVRQTDGGRICLRFTVSDTGIGIPEERLGDIFESFSQANIETQTKYGGTGLGLTISKLLVELMGGEVSVRSTPGHGSIFTFTALFGPVSTDQPQAEAGAEVAVKAARSLRILLAEDNPINQLVAQELLESRGHSVTVVENGLAALDALSLKTFDLVLMDVRMPEMGGEEATRRIRAGEIAGVDSGIPIIALTAYALEGDRERFLAAGMTDYLAKPITLEELDRVLERIGME, encoded by the coding sequence ATGGCCGATAAGAAATCTTCTTTCGTAGCAACGCCACTGCACAGAGCCCGTTTCGGCTTGCCCAGGTGGTCCAACTGGTCCCTGCGCAGGAAGGGTTATGTCGTGCTCCTCCTGCCTCTCCTGGCCATGGTTCTCGCCGTTTGGCTCTTTCATGCAACTCAGGTCCGGGAATCCGAGGCCTTTCGGCTGGTGGTGCATACGAATGACGTGCTGTCCAGCATAAACCGTATAGAGACCGCGCTTCTGCGGGCCGAGAGCGACCTGCGAGCCTTCGCCCTGAGTGGCGATCAGCAGCACATGCAGACCTACCGGCACATCAAACGCATGATGGACCTGCACTTGCGCGACATCCACATGCTGGTGAGCGATAACCCGGTTCAGCTCCGACATGCGGCGGAACTCAAGCCTCTTGTGGCCGAGCGGCTCAGGTTGCTGGCCCGGCTTGAGGAGCGCCCCGAGCACTTGCGGCTGTGGGAACTCGTGGAAAAGAGCAGTCGGGCCATGGCCGCTGTTACCGGACAAATCGAGACCATGCGTAGCGAGGAGCAGGCCCTGCTTACCTTGCGCCGCATGCGCCTGGAGCGGATCCGCCAGTGGGAGCGTCCGTTCAGCTTGGCTGTCCTGGTTCTGGGCCTGGGCGGCGGCGCCTTGGGCATGTTCCTGTTCACCAGCGGGCTTACGCGGCGGCTGCGTGGCTTGGAGGAGAGCGCCGGCAGGCTTGAGCGAGGAGTCGCCCTGGAGGAGCCAAGTCCGGCGCGTGACGAGATCGGCAGGCTTGCGGGCCATTTCGGCAATGCCGCCAGGCGCATCCAGCAGCGCGAGGCCGAGCTCCAGCAGGCCAGGAATGAGGCCGAAAAGCGAGCGGCCGAAGCCGAGGAAGGGCGTCGCACGCTGGAGGCGATCATGGAATACTTGCCCGAGGGCCTGGTCATTGCCGACGCCCCGGATGTCCACATCCGCATGGCCAGCCGCTACGCCCTGGAGTTTTCCGGCGGTGAGCAGGCGAAGCTGATCGGCATTCCCGAGGTGCTGCACTCCTCGCGCTGGAAGATATTCGACGCAGATTGCCAGATGCCCATGGATCCGCGGGAGCTCCCGCTTACCAAGGCAGTCCGCGAGGGCCGGGTCGTCGAGGGCGGCAGTAACTGCATGGAGGACAAGAGCGGCAGGCGGCTGCCCATGCACGTCAACGCCGGACCCATCCGCGACAGACAGGGCAACGTCATCGGCGGCATCGTGGTTTTCCGGGATATCAGCGACATCAGGCAAGCCGAAGAGGCCCTGCGCAGGAGCGAGGGGCAATTGCGCCTGTTCGTGGAAAACGCTCCGGTGGCCATCGCCATGTTCGACACGCAGATGCGCTATATAGAGGCCAGCCAGAGGTGGCTGAACGAGTTCAATCTCGTCAGGCAGGGGCTGCGTGGCCGCAGCCATTACGAAACCTTCCCCGAACTGCCCGAGCATTGGAAACAGGTGCACCGCAGGAGCCTGGCCGGCGCGGTGGAAGGCGCCGATGCCGAGCGCTTCGAGCGGGCGGACGGCTCGCTGCAATGGATTCGCTGGGAAACGCGTCCCTGGTATACGGCTCCGGGCGTCATAGGCGGCATAATCATCTTCACCGAAGACGTGACGCAGGCTGTGCAGGCCCAGGAAGCGCTTCGCCAGGCCAAGCAGGAGGCTGATACGGCGAGCAAGGCCAAGAGCGAGTTTCTGGCCAACATGAGCCACGAAATCAGAACGCCCATGAACGGCATCATGGGCATGATCGAGCTGGCGCTCTTGAAAGACCCCTCATCCCCGGCCCGCGGCAATCTGGAGCTGGCCCAGAAGTCAGCGCACCATCTGCTCGACATCATCAACGACATACTCGATCTCTCAAAGGTCGAGGCCGGCAAACTGGAGCTGAAGTCCCGCCCCCTGGTCCTGCGGCGGGTAGTGGAGGATGTGGTCGGGACGCTCTCCCTCGCTGCCAGCCGCAAAGGTGTTTCAATGCACCACTTCATCGAATCCGATGTGCCTGAGCGTCTCATGGGCGACGAGGTGCGCCTGCGGCAGGTGCTCATGAATCTGGTGGGCAACGCCGTGAAGTTCACCCATGAAGGACGCATCCTGGTTAACGTGGAGATCGTGCGGCAGACGGATGGAGGTCGCATTTGTCTGCGTTTCACCGTGAGCGACACGGGCATCGGCATTCCAGAGGAGCGCTTAGGGGACATTTTCGAGAGTTTCAGTCAGGCCAACATCGAAACGCAGACCAAATACGGCGGCACAGGCCTTGGGCTGACCATCAGCAAACTGCTCGTGGAGCTGATGGGCGGCGAGGTAAGCGTGCGGAGCACACCAGGGCATGGCTCGATCTTCACATTCACGGCCCTGTTCGGGCCGGTGAGCACTGACCAACCGCAGGCGGAGGCTGGAGCCGAGGTAGCGGTCAAGGCGGCGCGGAGCCTGCGCATCCTTCTGGCCGAGGATAATCCCATCAATCAGCTCGTGGCCCAGGAACTGTTGGAGAGTCGCGGACACAGCGTGACGGTTGTCGAAAACGGCCTGGCGGCTCTGGATGCGCTCTCCCTCAAGACATTCGATCTCGTGCTCATGGACGTGCGCATGCCCGAGATGGGAGGCGAGGAGGCCACCCGGCGCATCCGCGCGGGCGAGATCGCTGGCGTTGACTCCGGCATCCCGATCATCGCCCTGACCGCCTATGCCCTCGAGGGCGACCGAGAGCGCTTCCTGGCTGCGGGGATGACTGATTACCTGGCCAAGCCAATTACCTTGGAGGAATTGGACAGGGTCCTTGAAAGAATCGGAATGGAATGA
- a CDS encoding tellurite resistance TerB family protein, with amino-acid sequence METRGLLDKLLKSGQDLMQKQAGGKATARAGQGSQLGNLISGAGGGALAASTIGLLMGNKMARKMGGKVITYGGLAALGVIAYKAFNNWQQQNKAATPQVQPQTADRLPAPEAELHSKAVLRALIGAAKADGHIDDRERQLIHEEVTGLTGDQEVQSWFDKELHKPLDPAEIAKSATTPEIAAEMYLASLLMVDEQNFMERSYLDELARQMKLEPSFKAELEKQAMEAAG; translated from the coding sequence ATGGAAACACGAGGGTTACTCGATAAGCTACTCAAATCCGGCCAGGATCTGATGCAAAAACAGGCTGGCGGGAAAGCCACTGCCAGAGCCGGTCAAGGCAGCCAGTTGGGCAACCTGATCTCCGGCGCTGGAGGAGGTGCATTGGCGGCCAGCACAATAGGTCTGCTGATGGGCAACAAAATGGCGCGCAAAATGGGGGGCAAGGTCATCACTTATGGCGGCTTGGCTGCCCTCGGCGTCATTGCCTACAAGGCTTTCAACAACTGGCAGCAGCAAAACAAAGCTGCAACTCCTCAAGTTCAACCACAAACGGCGGATCGCCTGCCTGCTCCGGAAGCCGAATTGCACAGCAAGGCTGTCCTTCGCGCCCTCATCGGAGCCGCCAAGGCGGATGGTCATATCGATGATCGTGAGCGTCAATTGATCCATGAGGAAGTAACCGGGCTGACCGGCGACCAGGAAGTTCAAAGCTGGTTCGACAAGGAACTGCACAAGCCGCTGGATCCCGCAGAAATCGCAAAGTCCGCCACTACCCCGGAAATCGCCGCCGAGATGTATCTGGCAAGCTTGCTGATGGTGGATGAGCAAAATTTCATGGAGCGCTCCTATCTGGATGAGCTTGCACGGCAGATGAAGCTTGAGCCATCCTTCAAGGCCGAGCTGGAAAAGCAGGCCATGGAGGCTGCTGGCTGA
- a CDS encoding NifB/NifX family molybdenum-iron cluster-binding protein: MIKIAVPSRGGMVDEHFGHCEAFTIFSIDDGKAITDEEKLTPPPGCGCKSNIIPVLVQMGVTILVAGNMGEGAVVRLQQSGIQVVRGASGPVRNAVQAYLDGKLQDRQEVCLEHGHHGCHGE; encoded by the coding sequence ATGATCAAGATAGCAGTTCCATCCCGTGGCGGGATGGTCGATGAGCACTTCGGCCACTGCGAGGCCTTCACCATCTTCAGCATCGATGACGGAAAGGCCATCACCGATGAGGAAAAGCTCACGCCTCCTCCCGGCTGCGGCTGCAAGTCGAACATCATCCCGGTGCTCGTGCAGATGGGCGTCACGATTCTCGTGGCCGGGAACATGGGCGAGGGCGCAGTCGTCCGGCTTCAGCAGAGCGGCATACAGGTCGTGCGCGGTGCTTCCGGACCTGTACGCAATGCGGTCCAGGCCTACCTCGACGGCAAGCTCCAGGATCGCCAGGAAGTCTGCCTCGAGCATGGCCACCACGGCTGCCACGGCGAATAG
- a CDS encoding Y-family DNA polymerase produces MPVYALADCNSFYASCEKAFNPRIKNRPVVVLSNNDGCVVARSAEAKALGIPMGAPAFKHEALFKANNVAVFSSNYALYGDMSARVMRTMADMVPACEVYSIDESFLRLDGLRGDMTAFCGKIRERVLRWTGIPVSFGIAETKTLAKAANKLAKKGGTGGVFDLRGPDADEWLARLDVGDVWGVGPQYAKLLQSRRIRTALDLKQADRVWIRKHMTVQGLQTVLELNGQPCIPMEQAPPPKKAICCSRSFGAYVRNLEGLREAVASYATRAAEKLRGQDSVCSIVQVFIRTNPFKPEHRQHAELAQATLPVASDYTPDLLRTALGILERLFREGHAYQKAGVLLAGIEPKGSRQLSLIAPQPKDEAKRGKAMAVLDAANRRYGRGALVYAAGGIEPEWGMKREKLSPAYTTRWDQLLEVRG; encoded by the coding sequence ATGCCCGTGTACGCCCTGGCTGATTGCAATTCGTTCTACGCCTCGTGCGAAAAAGCCTTCAACCCACGGATCAAGAACCGGCCCGTGGTCGTGCTCTCCAACAACGACGGCTGCGTTGTCGCTCGCTCGGCCGAGGCGAAAGCCCTGGGCATTCCCATGGGTGCGCCGGCCTTCAAGCACGAGGCGCTGTTCAAGGCCAACAACGTGGCCGTGTTTTCCTCGAACTATGCGCTCTACGGCGACATGTCGGCGCGGGTCATGCGCACCATGGCCGACATGGTGCCGGCCTGCGAGGTCTACTCCATCGACGAGTCCTTCCTGCGCCTGGACGGTCTGCGCGGTGACATGACCGCCTTCTGCGGCAAGATCCGTGAGCGGGTGCTGCGCTGGACCGGCATCCCGGTCTCCTTTGGCATCGCCGAGACCAAGACGCTGGCCAAGGCCGCCAACAAACTGGCCAAGAAGGGCGGAACAGGCGGCGTGTTCGATCTGCGCGGGCCGGACGCGGACGAGTGGCTGGCCCGTCTCGACGTGGGAGACGTGTGGGGCGTCGGGCCCCAGTATGCCAAGCTGCTGCAAAGCAGGCGCATCCGCACGGCCCTGGACCTCAAGCAGGCTGACCGCGTCTGGATTCGCAAGCACATGACCGTGCAGGGGCTGCAGACAGTCCTGGAGCTGAACGGCCAGCCGTGCATCCCCATGGAGCAGGCGCCACCGCCAAAGAAGGCAATTTGCTGCTCGCGGAGCTTCGGGGCCTACGTGCGCAACCTGGAGGGGCTGCGCGAGGCCGTGGCCAGCTACGCGACACGCGCGGCCGAGAAGCTGCGCGGCCAGGATTCGGTGTGCAGCATCGTGCAGGTCTTTATCCGCACTAACCCGTTCAAGCCCGAGCATCGTCAGCATGCGGAGCTGGCCCAGGCCACGCTGCCCGTTGCCTCGGACTATACGCCGGATCTGCTGCGGACAGCCCTTGGCATCCTGGAGCGCCTGTTCCGCGAGGGCCACGCCTACCAGAAAGCCGGCGTGCTCCTGGCCGGCATTGAGCCCAAGGGCAGCCGGCAGCTCTCACTCATTGCGCCGCAGCCCAAGGATGAGGCAAAGCGCGGCAAAGCCATGGCCGTGCTCGACGCGGCCAACCGCAGGTATGGTCGGGGTGCGCTAGTCTACGCGGCCGGAGGGATCGAGCCTGAGTGGGGCATGAAGAGAGAGAAGCTGTCGCCGGCGTACACTACGCGGTGGGATCAGTTGCTGGAGGTCAGGGGGTAA
- a CDS encoding LexA family protein — translation MYALLRFKRTTDLPLPLMLCRVQAGFPSPADDYVEQTLDLNEHLVRNPPATYFVRAAGDSMEGAGIRAGDLLVVDRSIDPRPGLIVIASVQGEYTVKLLERQAGRLWLAPANPRYAAIEITPDSDLEIWGVVTHVIHRTLPEAGHARVRPG, via the coding sequence ATGTACGCACTGTTACGCTTCAAACGGACAACCGATCTACCTCTTCCGCTCATGCTGTGCCGCGTACAAGCCGGATTCCCTTCGCCGGCGGACGACTACGTGGAGCAGACGCTCGACCTGAATGAACATCTCGTGCGCAACCCGCCAGCCACGTACTTTGTGCGCGCGGCCGGAGACTCCATGGAAGGGGCTGGCATCCGCGCGGGCGATCTGCTCGTGGTGGATCGCTCCATTGATCCGCGCCCAGGCCTCATCGTCATCGCCTCGGTGCAGGGCGAGTACACGGTCAAGCTCCTGGAGCGCCAAGCCGGCCGACTGTGGCTGGCACCGGCCAATCCACGCTACGCGGCCATCGAGATCACACCGGACTCGGACCTGGAGATTTGGGGCGTGGTGACGCACGTCATCCACCGCACCCTGCCGGAGGCTGGCCATGCCCGTGTACGCCCTGGCTGA
- a CDS encoding Ada metal-binding domain-containing protein gives MQPLKSGQMVRPTRLAAMLAGTLFKALRKYAWRRAALRPAYLLIFALIVMGLLLARALTPQPKLSMLPMPLANQTAQLDSSPGTVLQAAHDAQGAQDAQPAGRTVGPATAAQASETGEAAGMEDRNAEPPVKQQEQAAIGPVSGNIQSKIFHLPGCRNYACKSCTQVFQSREEALAAGYRPCKQCAQ, from the coding sequence ATGCAACCTCTGAAGTCCGGCCAGATGGTCCGGCCGACCCGGCTTGCAGCCATGCTCGCGGGAACCCTCTTCAAGGCACTGAGGAAATATGCCTGGCGACGGGCGGCCTTACGTCCGGCCTATCTGCTCATATTCGCCCTAATCGTTATGGGCCTGCTGTTGGCTCGCGCCTTGACTCCTCAGCCGAAGCTATCGATGCTTCCCATGCCTTTGGCCAATCAGACTGCACAGCTCGACTCAAGCCCTGGAACCGTCCTGCAGGCTGCCCATGACGCGCAAGGCGCGCAAGACGCGCAGCCCGCAGGCCGAACAGTGGGGCCTGCCACAGCCGCCCAAGCCTCCGAGACTGGCGAGGCCGCCGGGATGGAGGACAGGAACGCGGAACCCCCTGTGAAGCAACAGGAGCAAGCCGCCATCGGGCCGGTGAGCGGCAACATCCAAAGCAAGATTTTTCATCTGCCTGGCTGCCGCAACTACGCATGCAAGTCCTGCACACAGGTATTTCAAAGCCGAGAAGAAGCTCTGGCGGCCGGATACCGGCCGTGCAAGCAGTGCGCGCAGTGA
- a CDS encoding YeeE/YedE thiosulfate transporter family protein, which produces MRQSRVYWACLLAAVVLVGQAWAAGIDPAGEPMHRSIWTVRLWSPYIVGLLIGLLNCLALVISDRTLGASSAYATAAGMVEKTVPGGKPEAREYYRRNPPRVGWGFMLLLGVVVGSFLSAQLSTDFRPEWVPPLWLAAHGPELLPRLLTAFAGGAIMAFGARVAGGCTSGHGISGTMQLATSSWLALACFFIGGAAVAHMLY; this is translated from the coding sequence ATGAGGCAATCGCGCGTATATTGGGCCTGTCTGTTGGCCGCCGTCGTCCTGGTGGGGCAGGCCTGGGCCGCTGGAATCGACCCGGCGGGCGAGCCGATGCACAGGTCTATCTGGACCGTGCGTCTGTGGTCGCCTTACATCGTGGGCCTGCTCATCGGCCTGCTCAACTGTCTGGCTTTGGTCATTTCGGACCGCACCCTGGGAGCATCGAGCGCCTACGCAACCGCCGCCGGCATGGTCGAGAAGACCGTGCCGGGCGGCAAGCCCGAGGCGCGGGAATACTACCGGCGCAACCCGCCGCGCGTGGGTTGGGGCTTTATGCTGCTGCTTGGCGTGGTTGTGGGGTCGTTTCTTTCGGCCCAATTGTCCACGGACTTCCGGCCCGAGTGGGTGCCGCCGCTGTGGCTGGCCGCGCACGGTCCGGAGCTTTTGCCGCGGCTGCTCACTGCTTTCGCTGGAGGAGCGATCATGGCCTTCGGTGCGCGTGTGGCTGGCGGCTGCACCAGCGGCCACGGCATCTCCGGGACCATGCAGCTCGCGACTTCGAGCTGGCTGGCGCTTGCGTGCTTTTTTATCGGCGGCGCGGCCGTGGCCCACATGCTCTATTAG